A genomic window from Lotus japonicus ecotype B-129 chromosome 1, LjGifu_v1.2 includes:
- the LOC130727417 gene encoding uncharacterized protein LOC130727417, with product MMMRRHILRCKSFSPSSPLLRQVCEFSSSSPSPQPQPQPQPQPQPQSRCDDHFNFFGIHVSREKLSNYGIHLPPNAVEKKYDTEEEEHIRNEKMIFDTIIEDNRHGDGDGDDIQYAHPYHADPYHSYKNSQKKYDTEEEDHIRNEKMKFHTEEDDHIRNEKMKLKFYTEEEEDIRNEKMKFDTLFEDDTLYYKDDDAHPYH from the exons ATGATGATGAGGAGGCATATTCTCCGCTGCAAGAGTTTCTCTCCTTCTTCACCGCTTCTTCGACAAGTCTGTGAattttcatcatcttctccttctcctcagcctcagcctcagcctcagcctcagcctcagcctcagaGCCGCTGTGACgaccattttaatttttttggaatCCATGTGAGCCGGGAAAAACTTTCTAACTATGGAATCCACCTTCCTCCCAATG CTGTGGAGAAGAAATATGatactgaagaagaagaacacaTCCGAAATGAGAAGATGATATTTGATACTATTATTGAAGATAACAGACACGGGGACGGGGACGGGGACGACATCCAATACGCCCACCCATACCACGCCGACCCATACCACTCCTACAAGAACTCTCAGAAGAAATATGATACTGAAGAAGAAGATCACATCCGAAATGAGAAGATGAAATTTCATACTGAAGAAGACGATCACATCCGAAATGAgaagatgaaattgaaattttatactgaagaagaagaagacatccGAAATGAGAAGATGAAATTTGATACTCTTTTTGAAGATGACACACTCTACTACAAGGACGACGACGCCCACCCATaccactga